One Aegilops tauschii subsp. strangulata cultivar AL8/78 chromosome 2, Aet v6.0, whole genome shotgun sequence genomic window, TTTCTTTTATCATACATAGGTGCAAAATCACAAACTCTATATAGAAAACTAGTTGCACAAACGGACAATCTTCTTGATAGTTGAGTATCGATTTATTTATGAGTGACCAATAGGGAAAAATTGTGATCGTCATTTACTTGTTCACTAGAAAACGTGCAACTTTTTGACACGAACGACACCACTATAAGATATTAAATTCATGGGAATAACATGCAAGGCACGCCTGCCATCCTTACACTTCCAGTATAACACACATATACTATTTTATCAAGAGCTTAATGACTTTGAAATCACACAATAACAATAAGACCGAGTAGCACAATGCTTTTCCAAGTGCTCCTCCACTTATTTAGCCATATATAAAGTGTCGATGCAGACGTAAAGCAACCGACTCCTAGATACTTATGGGTAGTACATCTGATCATCACGAGCAGTTGTTGGGCATGGTGAGACCGCACTTGCCGGGCAGCGCCATGGCGCGCTTTGCGTCGATGTGGTACTTTCTCAGCCATATGCTGGCGATGCCTTTGTACCGGCAGATGCATGATAGGTTGGCCTTCCCAAGCGCAACACAACACTCAGCCGACGGACTGTCTGTCGGGTTATTCACTGCCGCCGCGGGCTGGCAAAGCTTGAATTCATCATTCGACATGCCGCAAACGCCATGAACACCTTCTAGTGCGGCGAGGGACACCGACATGACAAGCAACAGTGCTGCAGCTAATGCATGTGCCTTAGCCATGACTGCTGGTACTGTTATTATGTTATCTAGTGGATTGCTAGAGGAGATTTTTGTCTTTGCTAGGTTTTGCTTTGGAAATGTGTGAGATGAATGTTTGGTGTATGGCTCTATTAATAGGGGCAGGCTTCTGTGTTCATGAAGTGTGTATTTTGCATCTGGGAAGAAATTAGGCGCTCAAGTGCTGCTCACATGTAGAAGCACTACTGTCTTATCATGCAAACAAAAATCTGCACTTGAACTCACTGTTGAGCGATAACGACTACCATAGTTGGCAAAAAGATATGTAATGAATTAAAACTACTGATTTCAACATCAAGAGTATGCTGCAAATTAAGACTAGTTCTTCGCAATGATAGAAAGTGATTTTTCGATTTGCCCACCCACAAGCTTTTTGCGTGCCTTTAAAAGAATTTTGCAAAAGAGAAACGGCTCATGATAACATTTGaaaattgaatttttttaacTGACCAACGATTAAGGCAAGCACTGAAATCTCTATGGTATATGCTCCGCTGCCGAATTAGACGAGTGACTTCATTAGCGCTAACCACTAAGCAAGTGTTTTATCTGTGTTCACATTTATTTTGTTTTTGAAAAGAGGTTGATATATGTTGATAGTCAATGAAAAAAGATGGCCTATAACAAAGAAACAACAATCTTGGCCTATCattccgtttttatttactccgcatattagttTTGACCTAAGTCAAACTCTATCAAATTTGACCAAGATTATATAAAACAATATAGACTTTTAGAATAACAGATATATGTGATGTGAAAATATATTCAATGGTGattctaatggtattgatttggtATTGTGGACGTTAATACCTTTTcgtataaacttggtcaaagttcaCAAAGTTTGACTTGAGACAAAGTTAATATGTGAAGCAAATAAAAACGAAGGAAGTACTATTATATGTTCTGGATTTTTAGTTTCGAAATCCTTAGAAGTAATGTATATGCACCTATTACCGAGACAGTACATTTCGTGTTCCCAACTTGGAAAATTAAACAAAAAGCACCTGCTCGTCAATTAGCTAGACAAGGACGCTCGCTAGCTTGAATGAAGCACTACACACTGCAAGTTTGCAACTGGGTGCATGCACCGGCTGTAGCTTGAGATCTTTTCTTCAGACCATAGAGTGACTGGGTGCTAGCTTTTGCCGACTTAATTCAGTAATGATGTTAGGCAAATAACTAGATAGACACAACGCACGACGGATTTCGGCGGAGTGTGGAAGGCGAGCTCAGCCAGGTCTCGCCTATAGCATGATAACATCCCATGGCGTGGATATTTGGCGGGACGTTGACTGGCACTCCAGATTAAATGAAAAGCGTCTATTGTCTGTGACAATGTTTTGCTGCCAACCATCACTAAGCTCTAGGCCAGCGGTCTTGCGCGAGACAGCCACTGCCGCAAACCATCTCCACCGCGACCAGCGGTCCTGCACAAGACACACACATGCTATTTTTAACTTTAGAAGTGAACTAAGCACATTCATTTTTataaactactccctccattgATAAATATAAGATCTTTTCAATATTTCAATATAGAGAACTACCAActaaaatgagtgaacaaacacactaaaatgCGTCTATATACAATGGAGGAAATATTTGATATTGAAGCAAATTCACATAATCCTGAAATAAAGCAGATAAAACATGACAAATATTGTAGGAGGCCAAATGAGCCAACTGGACTAGGCGGGACTATGAATGACGGCTTGATGCGGAGGGATGGTTGTGCAGTGACGGCGGTGGCACATCGCATGTAGCTGCAGGGATCGAGGGAAGTGGTGAAGACAACACATGAGTCACGTTGATGGTGGTGCTACTCGAGCACTCGCTCTCGAGCTCCGGAATGAAAGCCTAGGTCTGACCCGAGTCGGTTATACCTGGCAACGACGATGTTTTTATGTTGTTACCTTGTTCAAGGCATTGCTCGGATATGTTCAGATCgattcttcagggtgaaaacaTAGACTGACCTTGGGAGGTTGGATCTAGTGACGGCGGCGTTTGAGCGCCACTCCTTTTTTAAGGCGTTGCTATTGACAAACCTCGACTCTCGTGTGGTGTCATGAGATAGTTGGTGTGGATATATGGTCATTGTTATAGTTTGCCAATCGTAGATCTGATCGCTTTGATTTTTGTTCTTTTTTCCTCGCCTAGATATAACTTTGGTCTTATATTACTTTGTTATTTGCGGGTGTGTTTCTTGTGTGCCTACGTTGATGTTGACTATGTGTATCGTAccttatgcagaggccgggtgtgtgcAATGTGCTCATTGTATTTGTATTCTCTTGATGCTCCATTTTGAGCCAACAGAATCCATTATTTGTCAAAAGATAACTTGTGTTTGAAGTTAGACATGCTAGGTTTCTCTCTGGATTGTTTCGTACTGCTGGCTCTTTAAAAAAAAGACCAACTGGGAAGGAGCCCCATGGTTTTTTTAATTAAGGAAGGTGTAGGAGGAAGAGGACCCACCGCCACTAGAAGCCACATGGGGCTTTGTCTGGCGACTCCGGCCGACGACGGATGGTTAGAGGAACGGGGAGGAGGTGAACCTACGGTGGAAGATGGATGCACCACCCGTGTTGCCCAGGGAGCGCGACACGGGTCATGCAAACAACCATTTTGGTACGAGTACCATGATATTTATCTTGATGTGTAGTCTCACCACGCACCAAGCCTGGTCCTCAAAACATTTTGCTAATGTGAATACTAGGATTTTATCTTGATGAGTG contains:
- the LOC109781947 gene encoding putative lipid-transfer protein DIR1, with the protein product MAKAHALAAALLLVMSVSLAALEGVHGVCGMSNDEFKLCQPAAAVNNPTDSPSAECCVALGKANLSCICRYKGIASIWLRKYHIDAKRAMALPGKCGLTMPNNCS